The proteins below are encoded in one region of Metabacillus dongyingensis:
- a CDS encoding alpha/beta-type small acid-soluble spore protein: protein MAQANSNSSNQLVVPGAQQAIDQMKYEIASEFGVNLGAETTSRANGSVGGEITKRLVSFAQSNMSGFSK from the coding sequence ATGGCACAAGCAAACAGCAATTCTTCAAATCAACTAGTTGTACCTGGTGCACAGCAAGCAATTGATCAAATGAAGTACGAAATCGCTTCTGAATTTGGAGTAAACTTAGGTGCAGAAACAACTTCTCGTGCTAACGGATCTGTTGGCGGAGAAATCACAAAGCGCTTAGTTTCATTTGCTCAATCAAACATGAGCGGATTTTCTAAATAA